In a genomic window of Methanogenium sp. S4BF:
- a CDS encoding tryptophan--tRNA ligase — MQSEINPWSANQSIDTDKLFTEFGIEPIEPVLPEIKNPPAFLRRGIVIGHRDYRPIVDAMNNGTPFHVLTGFMPSGHPHLGHLMVMKEVVWHVQQGGNGYVAVADREAHAVRSISWDKCNEYGREYLTCLYALGYEGETYYQSTNNRLKDLAFEAAIKMNFSDMQAIYGFGQETALAHAMSVATQVADILFPQVAAGPAPTIVPVGIDQDPHIRLTRDVAYKLRFFTVEMREGYVSVRSKNAPEGALAAVHAAFPGSKKYEGHVDIKGCSLADVDAAVRAIEIEFGGYGFFTPSSTYHYFMQGLQGGKMSSSVPESFIGFCDTEKAVKKKVMGALTGGRMTLEEQKRLGGEPEKCSVYLLNLFHMVEDDDELTEICRACRAGELMCGTCKKATYERVREFLSDFNERMDEAEHKVDER, encoded by the coding sequence ATGCAGTCGGAGATCAACCCATGGTCTGCAAACCAGTCCATCGACACGGATAAACTCTTCACGGAGTTTGGAATCGAACCGATTGAGCCTGTGCTCCCGGAAATAAAAAATCCCCCTGCATTTCTGCGCCGGGGCATTGTAATCGGGCACCGTGACTACCGCCCCATCGTGGATGCCATGAACAATGGCACCCCCTTTCATGTGCTGACCGGGTTTATGCCGTCCGGGCATCCCCACCTCGGGCACCTGATGGTGATGAAGGAGGTGGTCTGGCACGTGCAGCAGGGAGGAAACGGATATGTGGCAGTCGCTGACCGTGAAGCGCATGCCGTGCGCAGTATCTCATGGGACAAATGCAATGAATACGGCAGGGAATACCTCACCTGCCTCTATGCACTGGGGTATGAGGGAGAGACCTACTACCAGAGCACCAATAACCGTCTCAAGGACCTCGCCTTTGAAGCGGCCATAAAGATGAACTTCTCCGATATGCAGGCAATATACGGGTTCGGACAGGAGACCGCCCTTGCGCATGCAATGAGTGTCGCAACGCAGGTCGCAGACATCCTCTTCCCCCAGGTTGCCGCCGGACCCGCACCCACCATCGTCCCGGTGGGCATTGATCAGGACCCCCACATCCGCCTCACCCGTGACGTCGCCTACAAACTGCGCTTCTTCACGGTCGAGATGCGGGAGGGGTATGTGAGTGTCCGTTCCAAAAACGCACCCGAAGGAGCACTCGCCGCTGTGCATGCCGCATTCCCCGGCTCAAAAAAATACGAGGGGCATGTGGACATCAAAGGCTGCAGCCTCGCTGACGTGGATGCGGCAGTACGGGCCATCGAGATTGAATTCGGGGGATACGGGTTTTTCACCCCGTCTTCCACGTACCACTACTTCATGCAGGGCCTGCAGGGCGGCAAGATGTCATCGAGTGTCCCGGAGAGCTTTATCGGCTTCTGCGACACGGAGAAGGCAGTCAAAAAGAAGGTGATGGGCGCCCTCACCGGCGGCCGGATGACCCTTGAAGAACAGAAGCGGCTCGGCGGTGAACCGGAGAAGTGCTCGGTCTATCTCCTCAACCTCTTCCACATGGTGGAGGATGACGATGAACTCACCGAGATCTGCCGGGCGTGCAGGGCGGGCGAACTGATGTGCGGCACCTGCAAGAAGGCGACCTACGAACGGGTCAGGGAATTCCTTTCAGACTTCAATGAACGGATGGATGAAGCAGAACACAAGGTGGATGAAAGATAA
- a CDS encoding phenylalanine--tRNA ligase subunit alpha: MAELTYNEKRLMVVLNTVKEATPEVIAGELNTTAEAVVQFAHLCAEKGIATLDRTITVSYSLTTEGQQYAALGLPERQVYASFRHEISMKDMQAHPLARIAIGWMKKKGWVTIEKGQVIKTGEAPEGTDEAALRDPAASREGVLELVKRGLAEETETISYMVSITETGKALVEAGLDLREETGTLTREQILSGDWKSLNLRRYSVDKLPRRIIPGKIHPYQRLINEMRSVLLEMGFTEMYGGVVQSSFWNFDALFQPQDHPAREMQDTFFLDGTTPLPKNWEAVRDVHEFGGATSSAGWGGTWDPAKAQTNVLRTHTTGLSIQYLKDHPADPVKAFCIGRVYRREAIDPTHTPEFEQLEGIVMDDGVSFRHLMGFLKEFYGRMGFENVRFRPAYFPYTEPSVEPEVYVDGLGWVELGGAGIFREEVTDPWGVKYPVLAWGLGVSRVAMLKMGLRDLRQLYRSDVDWIRDTPMMQGGRD, from the coding sequence ATGGCGGAACTGACATATAATGAAAAACGCCTGATGGTGGTTTTAAACACAGTAAAAGAGGCCACACCAGAGGTAATTGCCGGCGAACTGAACACAACCGCAGAAGCGGTGGTCCAGTTTGCCCACCTCTGTGCAGAAAAGGGCATTGCCACCCTTGACCGGACCATCACGGTCAGCTACTCCCTCACCACGGAAGGACAGCAGTATGCCGCCCTTGGCCTGCCCGAACGGCAGGTCTACGCCTCATTCCGGCATGAGATCAGCATGAAGGACATGCAGGCACACCCGCTCGCCCGCATTGCCATCGGCTGGATGAAGAAGAAGGGATGGGTCACCATCGAGAAGGGACAGGTCATAAAGACCGGCGAGGCACCGGAAGGCACAGATGAAGCGGCGCTCCGTGACCCTGCCGCAAGCAGGGAAGGCGTCCTTGAGCTCGTCAAACGCGGCCTTGCAGAAGAGACCGAGACCATCTCCTACATGGTTTCCATCACCGAAACCGGAAAAGCCCTTGTCGAGGCAGGTCTTGACCTGAGAGAGGAGACAGGCACCCTGACGCGCGAACAGATCCTCTCCGGGGACTGGAAGAGCCTGAACCTCCGGCGCTACAGCGTGGACAAACTGCCCAGACGCATCATCCCCGGCAAGATTCACCCGTACCAGCGTCTCATCAATGAGATGCGCAGTGTGCTCCTTGAGATGGGATTCACCGAGATGTACGGTGGTGTGGTGCAGAGTTCGTTCTGGAACTTTGACGCCCTCTTCCAGCCACAGGACCACCCGGCACGCGAGATGCAGGACACCTTCTTTCTGGACGGCACCACACCGCTCCCAAAGAACTGGGAAGCGGTCCGCGACGTGCATGAATTCGGCGGCGCCACCTCGTCTGCCGGATGGGGCGGCACCTGGGACCCTGCCAAGGCGCAGACCAATGTGCTGCGGACGCACACCACCGGCCTCTCCATCCAGTACCTGAAGGACCATCCCGCTGACCCGGTGAAGGCCTTCTGCATCGGGAGAGTCTACCGGCGTGAAGCGATCGACCCCACCCATACCCCGGAGTTCGAGCAGCTGGAGGGGATTGTGATGGACGACGGAGTTTCCTTCCGCCACCTCATGGGATTTTTAAAGGAGTTCTACGGGAGGATGGGATTCGAGAACGTCCGTTTCCGTCCGGCCTACTTCCCGTACACCGAACCCTCGGTTGAACCCGAGGTTTATGTGGACGGCCTCGGCTGGGTCGAACTCGGCGGCGCAGGCATCTTCCGCGAGGAGGTCACCGACCCATGGGGCGTCAAATACCCGGTGCTTGCATGGGGACTCGGCGTTTCCCGTGTGGCCATGCTGAAGATGGGGCTGCGTGACCTGCGCCAGCTCTACCGCAGTGATGTGGACTGGATACGGGACACACCCATGATGCAGGGAGGGAGAGACTAA
- the pheT gene encoding phenylalanine--tRNA ligase subunit beta: MPIIRLPYEYLETLTGTDRETIINRVPMIGADIERIEEDHIDVEFFPDRPDLFSTEGVARAMQGFLGLKEGINEYPVTPSGITFRVDPGLAEIRPFLGSAVIRNVSLTEEAIESLMGLQEALHWAVGRGRGKVAIGVHDLDTVTPPFYYQAAPRDRAFVPLDFDEEMTMEEILDRHPKGVDYAHLVRDYERFPLITDAEDNVLSFPPIINGERTKVTTATKNILLDCTGTDMKAVMTAVNNICTALADAGATIESVEVDGAPMPSLTPSVRTVSVDECCRLLGISLTAEEMAAHLRTMRFGAEPEGEEEVRVTVPCYRADIMHDWDIFEDVAISYGFENFDAALPESFTTGKPHPVMVLLDGVREILAGLGFLEMMPFTLTNERVLYTAMQRDVNPGVLRLQRPISEEQTIMRTDILPMLVETLQINHHRELPQRLFAIGDCVEEKETFQKVAAVSIHTEADFSEIYACADALMREMHIAYEVDESDDPAFIPGRRADIMVNGKKAGVFGELTPDAIRAFELDAPVCAMEFDLRCVQGRPCL; encoded by the coding sequence ATGCCAATCATCAGACTGCCGTATGAGTACCTGGAGACACTGACCGGCACCGACCGTGAGACCATCATCAACCGGGTGCCGATGATCGGCGCCGACATTGAGCGTATCGAAGAGGACCATATCGACGTGGAGTTCTTCCCGGATCGGCCGGACCTCTTCTCCACCGAAGGTGTCGCCCGGGCAATGCAGGGATTTCTGGGGCTCAAAGAGGGCATCAATGAATATCCGGTGACCCCCTCCGGCATCACTTTCCGGGTTGACCCCGGTCTGGCAGAGATCCGGCCCTTCCTGGGCTCAGCGGTCATCCGCAATGTCTCACTGACTGAGGAGGCCATCGAGAGCCTCATGGGCCTGCAGGAAGCCCTGCACTGGGCAGTCGGCAGGGGCCGCGGCAAGGTGGCAATCGGTGTGCACGATCTGGACACCGTCACCCCGCCGTTTTACTACCAGGCAGCGCCGCGTGACCGCGCCTTTGTGCCCCTCGACTTCGATGAAGAGATGACGATGGAGGAGATCCTCGACCGCCACCCGAAGGGTGTGGACTATGCCCACCTCGTCCGTGACTATGAGCGGTTCCCCCTCATCACGGACGCAGAGGACAATGTCCTCTCCTTCCCGCCCATCATCAACGGCGAACGCACAAAGGTGACCACGGCAACGAAGAATATCCTGCTGGACTGCACGGGTACCGATATGAAGGCCGTGATGACCGCGGTCAACAATATCTGCACCGCTCTTGCGGATGCCGGTGCCACTATCGAGAGCGTTGAAGTGGACGGCGCACCGATGCCCTCCCTCACCCCCTCGGTCCGCACCGTCAGTGTCGACGAGTGCTGCCGTCTCTTAGGCATCAGCCTCACTGCAGAGGAGATGGCCGCCCATCTCCGGACCATGCGGTTTGGGGCTGAGCCCGAGGGAGAAGAGGAGGTGCGGGTCACCGTGCCCTGCTACCGGGCCGACATCATGCACGACTGGGACATCTTTGAGGATGTGGCAATCTCCTACGGCTTCGAGAACTTCGACGCCGCCCTGCCGGAGTCATTCACCACAGGAAAACCCCATCCGGTGATGGTGCTCCTGGACGGGGTGCGTGAGATTCTTGCAGGTCTCGGATTTTTGGAGATGATGCCCTTCACGCTCACAAACGAACGGGTGCTCTACACCGCGATGCAGCGTGACGTAAATCCCGGGGTGCTGAGGCTGCAGCGCCCGATCTCAGAGGAGCAGACCATCATGCGCACCGATATTCTTCCGATGCTCGTTGAGACCCTCCAGATTAACCACCACCGTGAACTGCCGCAGCGCCTCTTTGCCATCGGCGACTGTGTGGAGGAAAAGGAGACCTTCCAGAAGGTGGCCGCAGTGAGTATCCACACGGAAGCAGACTTCTCAGAGATTTATGCATGTGCAGACGCCCTGATGCGGGAGATGCATATCGCTTATGAGGTCGATGAGTCAGACGATCCGGCATTCATCCCCGGACGCCGGGCTGATATCATGGTGAACGGCAAAAAAGCAGGGGTATTCGGGGAATTAACCCCGGATGCCATCCGGGCCTTTGAACTGGACGCACCCGTCTGCGCAATGGAATTTGATCTCAGATGCGTACAGGGACGTCCCTGTCTCTGA
- the hisF gene encoding imidazole glycerol phosphate synthase subunit HisF translates to MALTKRIIPCLDLKDGRVVKGVNFLGLRDAGDPVELAARYNEQGADEVVFLDITASKEARGIIIDVIERAADQLFLPLTVGGGIRSIADIREILRAGADKVSINTSAVQHPELISEGAVMFGSQCIVVAMDVRRNPEMREGATPITMPDGAVVWYEVVIYGGSHPTGIDAVEWAQEVERRGAGEILLTSMETDGVKQGFDVAVTAAISDAVGIPVIASGGVGTLEHFYDGFAVGHADACLAASVFHFGEMTVKEVKEYLRDRDVPVRI, encoded by the coding sequence ATGGCACTCACCAAACGTATCATTCCCTGTCTGGATTTAAAGGACGGCAGGGTTGTGAAAGGGGTAAATTTTCTTGGTCTGCGGGATGCCGGTGACCCGGTGGAGCTTGCCGCCCGGTATAATGAGCAGGGTGCCGATGAGGTGGTCTTTCTGGACATCACCGCATCAAAGGAAGCCCGCGGCATCATCATCGATGTAATCGAGCGTGCGGCAGATCAGCTCTTTTTGCCGCTCACGGTCGGCGGCGGCATCCGGTCGATTGCAGACATCCGGGAGATTCTCCGGGCAGGCGCGGACAAGGTCAGTATCAATACCAGTGCGGTGCAGCATCCTGAACTGATCTCAGAAGGGGCAGTGATGTTCGGGTCACAGTGCATTGTTGTCGCAATGGATGTGCGCAGGAACCCTGAGATGCGTGAGGGTGCAACACCTATCACCATGCCGGACGGGGCAGTTGTCTGGTATGAAGTGGTCATCTACGGCGGCAGCCACCCGACAGGCATCGACGCGGTGGAATGGGCACAGGAAGTCGAGCGCCGTGGTGCGGGTGAGATTCTTCTGACATCCATGGAAACAGACGGGGTAAAACAGGGATTCGATGTGGCGGTGACGGCGGCCATATCCGATGCCGTCGGCATTCCGGTGATTGCGAGCGGCGGCGTCGGGACCCTTGAACACTTCTATGACGGGTTTGCGGTAGGCCATGCCGACGCCTGCCTTGCCGCCAGTGTCTTCCACTTCGGTGAGATGACTGTAAAAGAGGTAAAAGAATACCTCAGAGACAGGGACGTCCCTGTACGCATCTGA
- a CDS encoding adenosylhomocysteinase produces the protein MDSGELKMGWARQYMPVLAEIRKRFEKEQPLAGATVGMALHVEAKTAVLVETMAAGGAEVHITGCNPLSTQDDVALALGRVPGVHCYATRGCGVDEYYAAMDRVLDASPNITIDDGMDLIHRIHTLRRDLLDTIIGGCEETTTGIQRLRAMADAGALEFPVIAVNDTPMKRSFDNIHGTGESALSSIMITTNTLIGGKWFVVAGYGYCGRGLARMAHGLGAKVIVTEVDPRRALEAHMDGYHVMTMKEAAATGEIFVTTTGNTSIITGEHFPLMQDGAILANAGHFNVEIEIPWLEEHAEGKERRDSIDTYLVNGKRISVLAEGRLVNLATTKGMGHPVEVMDLSFALQALCTEYMYKNGGSLKGGVYEVPYEIDATVAHLKLASLGVTIDELSEEQKTYLHSWTAGT, from the coding sequence ATGGACTCAGGAGAACTGAAGATGGGATGGGCACGGCAGTATATGCCGGTCCTCGCGGAGATCCGCAAACGGTTCGAGAAGGAACAGCCGCTTGCAGGGGCAACTGTCGGGATGGCCCTCCACGTGGAGGCAAAGACCGCCGTCCTTGTCGAGACAATGGCCGCCGGCGGGGCCGAGGTGCATATCACCGGGTGCAACCCGCTCTCTACCCAGGACGATGTTGCACTGGCACTCGGCAGGGTGCCGGGCGTGCACTGCTACGCAACCCGCGGATGCGGCGTGGACGAGTATTATGCGGCAATGGACAGGGTCCTCGACGCATCCCCGAATATCACCATTGATGACGGCATGGACCTTATCCACCGGATTCACACACTCCGCCGTGATCTGCTCGATACCATCATCGGCGGGTGCGAGGAGACGACCACCGGCATCCAGCGCCTGCGGGCGATGGCAGATGCAGGGGCCCTGGAATTTCCGGTTATCGCGGTGAATGACACCCCGATGAAACGGTCCTTTGACAATATCCACGGCACCGGGGAGAGCGCCCTCTCCTCCATCATGATCACCACGAACACCCTCATCGGCGGCAAGTGGTTTGTGGTGGCAGGATACGGCTATTGTGGACGGGGCCTCGCACGGATGGCACACGGCCTCGGTGCCAAGGTCATTGTCACCGAAGTGGACCCCCGCCGTGCCCTTGAAGCACACATGGACGGCTACCACGTGATGACGATGAAAGAGGCCGCGGCCACCGGTGAGATCTTTGTGACCACGACCGGCAACACCTCCATCATCACAGGCGAACACTTCCCGCTGATGCAGGACGGTGCGATTCTCGCAAACGCCGGCCACTTCAACGTGGAGATTGAGATCCCATGGCTGGAAGAGCATGCAGAAGGAAAAGAGAGACGGGACAGCATCGACACCTATCTGGTGAACGGAAAGCGCATCAGTGTGCTTGCAGAAGGGCGGCTGGTTAACCTCGCCACCACAAAGGGCATGGGGCACCCTGTGGAAGTGATGGATCTCTCTTTTGCCCTTCAGGCGCTCTGCACGGAGTACATGTATAAAAACGGGGGCAGCCTGAAGGGCGGTGTCTATGAAGTGCCCTACGAGATTGATGCAACGGTCGCACATCTCAAACTGGCATCCCTCGGCGTCACCATCGATGAACTCTCAGAAGAACAGAAGACATACCTGCATTCCTGGACAGCAGGCACGTAA
- a CDS encoding DNA glycosylase, with the protein MVHIQVMKKGNDMAVPPAGLYEPVYPLNLDATLSCGQLFRWKKVGDTWQGVADGRVITIRQEGNLLWYTGCSEAFLISYLHLDSDHDAIVSGFCCDSHITAAVCRTGGLRIVRQDPWECLISYLCAQNANIPFITRMIENLCRAAGEPIPAADGTVWYAFPTPAALSALTLEEKRGCTLGYRAPYIHKTAAAIAADPGWADRIREMPFEEARRALMAYPGIGPKVADCVLLFGFQKYESFPVDVWMRMIMHRLYGIGNPDLSLTPAEYERIRRFAQEHFGPYAGYAQEFLFAVRETYADGKF; encoded by the coding sequence ATGGTACATATACAGGTCATGAAAAAAGGAAATGACATGGCAGTGCCTCCGGCCGGATTGTATGAGCCGGTATACCCGCTGAATCTGGACGCCACACTCTCCTGCGGTCAGCTCTTCCGGTGGAAGAAGGTGGGGGATACCTGGCAGGGGGTGGCGGACGGCAGGGTCATCACCATCCGGCAGGAGGGAAACCTCCTCTGGTACACCGGCTGTTCTGAGGCATTTCTTATTTCGTATCTTCACCTCGACAGTGACCATGATGCTATTGTATCCGGATTCTGCTGTGACTCCCATATCACGGCGGCAGTCTGCCGGACCGGCGGCCTGCGCATTGTCCGGCAGGACCCATGGGAATGTCTCATATCATATCTCTGTGCCCAGAACGCGAACATCCCGTTTATCACCCGGATGATCGAAAACCTCTGCCGGGCCGCGGGGGAACCGATTCCGGCGGCAGACGGGACCGTGTGGTATGCCTTTCCCACACCCGCAGCCCTCTCTGCCCTCACTCTGGAAGAGAAACGGGGGTGCACGCTGGGATACCGGGCCCCCTATATCCACAAAACCGCAGCAGCCATCGCGGCTGACCCCGGATGGGCGGACCGCATCCGGGAGATGCCCTTTGAAGAGGCGCGGCGGGCGTTAATGGCCTATCCCGGCATCGGCCCGAAGGTGGCAGACTGTGTGCTGCTCTTCGGGTTCCAGAAATACGAATCCTTCCCGGTGGATGTCTGGATGCGCATGATCATGCACCGCCTCTATGGCATTGGCAACCCGGATCTTTCTCTTACACCGGCAGAATACGAGCGTATCCGCCGGTTTGCACAGGAGCATTTCGGGCCGTATGCCGGGTATGCACAGGAATTTCTCTTTGCCGTCCGCGAAACCTATGCAGACGGGAAATTCTGA
- a CDS encoding response regulator, protein MKYESYQSSLTDAKILIVEDEVIIAMALEDSVHDFGYLVAGRATTGPRAIELAMETQPDLALVDIRLNGDMDGVEAAETISGRLKIPVIFLTAYSDEETLSRAIKTNPYGYLIKPIRPRELYTTIETSIYKHRAVVAEEARVACLSAVTSKLENPVEQVKASLEGLVGSIQKGEMDLDDVDIILQAQVDELNRVRTDLRELNDTIFRA, encoded by the coding sequence ATGAAATATGAGAGCTATCAGAGTTCTCTGACCGATGCGAAGATACTGATTGTAGAGGATGAAGTCATCATCGCAATGGCTCTCGAAGATTCAGTCCATGACTTCGGGTATCTGGTTGCCGGCCGGGCAACAACGGGACCGCGGGCAATCGAACTTGCCATGGAGACGCAGCCGGATCTGGCACTTGTTGATATCCGCCTGAATGGTGATATGGATGGTGTTGAAGCAGCAGAGACGATATCAGGACGGCTAAAGATTCCGGTGATATTTCTTACTGCCTACTCGGATGAGGAGACGCTCTCACGGGCGATAAAAACAAATCCGTATGGCTACCTGATAAAACCCATCCGCCCGCGGGAACTCTATACCACCATTGAGACGTCTATCTACAAGCATCGGGCAGTTGTGGCAGAGGAGGCCCGTGTTGCCTGTCTCTCTGCTGTCACCTCAAAACTGGAGAATCCGGTGGAGCAGGTCAAAGCCAGTCTCGAAGGTCTTGTGGGGAGCATACAGAAAGGTGAGATGGACCTGGACGATGTGGACATCATCCTGCAGGCACAGGTGGATGAACTTAATCGGGTCAGAACAGATCTTCGTGAACTCAATGATACCATATTCCGTGCCTGA
- a CDS encoding YwbE family protein, translated as MEKKRDGRQRRNIAPGDTVRIVLKKDQRTGKLTDGIVKDILTNSSSHPHGIKVRLSDGQVGRVQEFGGAE; from the coding sequence ATGGAGAAAAAACGTGACGGCAGGCAGAGGCGGAATATCGCCCCGGGAGATACAGTCAGGATTGTCCTGAAAAAAGACCAAAGGACCGGAAAACTGACAGACGGGATTGTAAAGGATATTCTCACAAACTCATCGTCACACCCGCACGGCATCAAGGTGCGCCTCAGTGACGGGCAGGTCGGCCGGGTGCAGGAGTTTGGCGGCGCCGAGTGA
- a CDS encoding DUF5654 family protein: MALKGEVIEKIAALLTVAFGLVAALAWNGAIQAIFKAVFGEAENIPAMLVYAVIVTIIAVVVTIWIGRLSEKAKGEETA; this comes from the coding sequence ATGGCATTAAAGGGGGAAGTCATTGAAAAAATTGCGGCACTATTGACCGTTGCCTTTGGTCTGGTTGCTGCTCTTGCATGGAACGGAGCAATTCAGGCAATCTTTAAAGCAGTATTTGGGGAGGCGGAAAACATTCCTGCAATGCTCGTATACGCGGTCATTGTAACCATCATCGCAGTGGTTGTGACAATCTGGATTGGGAGGCTGTCCGAAAAGGCCAAAGGTGAAGAAACCGCCTGA
- a CDS encoding DUF2202 domain-containing protein: protein MKITAICGATAAICILALVLGAGCTTDRQQEIAQPGGTAGENSYTTVLDAGALDARLEQYPVSALSAAEALDILYMQEEEKLARDVYRVFSDAWGMQIFNNIGDAEQTHLDSVTVLIDRYGLDGASATAAPGVFDHAELQALYDDLTETGQRSPEDAIRAAALVEETDIVDLRDAMSRTDKEDVRYVYDNLKRGSENHLRAFVRILEQQGGSYAPVILTPAEYTEIITTAVRPGGFT from the coding sequence ATGAAGATTACGGCAATCTGCGGTGCAACTGCTGCCATCTGTATCCTGGCACTGGTACTGGGGGCAGGGTGTACAACTGACCGGCAGCAGGAGATTGCGCAGCCGGGTGGAACGGCCGGTGAGAATTCCTATACAACGGTTCTGGATGCGGGAGCACTTGATGCACGGCTGGAACAATATCCGGTGTCTGCTCTCTCTGCAGCAGAGGCGTTGGATATCCTCTACATGCAGGAAGAGGAGAAACTCGCCCGTGATGTCTACCGTGTATTCTCTGATGCATGGGGTATGCAGATCTTCAACAACATCGGGGATGCTGAACAGACGCATCTGGACAGTGTAACCGTTCTTATCGACCGGTACGGACTCGATGGTGCGTCAGCAACTGCCGCACCCGGTGTGTTTGATCATGCCGAACTGCAGGCACTCTATGATGATCTGACAGAAACCGGCCAGCGGTCCCCCGAAGATGCCATTCGTGCCGCCGCTCTTGTTGAAGAGACAGATATTGTGGATCTCCGGGATGCGATGAGCCGGACGGACAAAGAGGATGTCCGCTATGTCTATGACAACCTGAAGCGGGGCTCGGAAAATCACCTCCGTGCCTTTGTGAGAATTCTCGAACAGCAGGGGGGATCTTATGCACCCGTGATTCTGACACCTGCTGAATATACCGAGATTATTACTACTGCTGTTCGTCCGGGTGGGTTTACCTGA